gcttgcttgcttatttaggcggagtaatgaaaccttacatgcatcggttcgccccctaatggtttggcggagtactggtcaaaaagtgcttgatcagatatgcagcagagctcgcattttaaatggaaataaatcgcgattttcatttaatttaatcgtggcagccaaaatcgcgattttcgattaaattcgattaattgtgcagccctaggctACCATGGATGGATGTATGCACCACAaactcatataacacacacatgagttacacattaccatttgatcactcaatgttctaaaatagcagctagtCGGGTGTTAACGGTTAGCATTTAActaagccagacagccacaagctttaataagaccaattcttgcacgtatagaacggtattacggcacttaaatattatctaggaacaaaaaacaaaagtcattaacccatgtagacactacgttgagaacatatacagtcatcatgcaactcctcaaataacattacgtttttcaggcgttttttaccccaaggataggtcatggctaatatggttatatatatatgcacaattattttaacacttatgctttgattgtagacgagtaaatgacttccacttcaacgctgatcgtttactcccagtcaccgaggctccaaagaaatacacactagtagatgaaattcagcaagttgataaatgaacacaccgatctgaggaaaagcccgggagtcacgttccttagcaaccagattgcccagccatcggttccatcccactgacagtgtagcagctcgcagtttgtaacggaacgctgttgaatattataatagcagccaacagctacactgtcaatcttactatctctgctagcaatggttccatatatccaccagggggaaccaaacgttgtatggtctgcacagtactcgggtctatcattactaccagagtggattaccagagagcaaccccccccccccccaaaaaaaccctctTTGGATCTGCATGAATTACACAAGTCGCCCAAAATGCCGGGGAAAAAGCAGAATGCGCCGAAAAGCACGCCGTTTGCACGCCTGATGGTTCAAGAGGCTCTCCTTCTACGCTAATTGGAATCCTATTAATTTTGTTTGATGTCATTTTCTAATTTTATGTTTTAAGGTGTGTGAGCATTATACTAGGGTGTTTGTGTTCCCCCCCGAATTACTTTCTTTTAAAATGGAGCTACATTATCAAAAAGTATAGCAGAAAGTTGACTCGAAGCATTCAGTTAGTTAATCAAGTTCTGCGGGGTCCGatagtgatccaatcaaagttgataactctgggcgaCTATTGATCAAACTTTGTGCAGCAGTTGATGTGAATGGACTTTTGAGGTGATGGCATGGCaaagtgcatatattattgctaagacattacaaatgagagaagataatgatctgagggagcttcagactgtggaagtgtgattaTATTTTCTGTATTTATTATGAACACCAGTATTAGATTGAGAGAGTGTGACCACCGTTATGAgtgggtcctatgacattctgactaacccctactgaatctagaatggacatgaATGCTGTTCTCAGATGGTCTTCCAGGTTATCAAAacaaatattaaaatctccagcaATTAATTCTTTGTCTAAAGAAACATCCAGGTTTGAGATGAAATGCGCAAATTCACAAAGGAACTTAGAAAACAGACCCCGGGTCTGGAAATAATAATgagactgggtagacttattgtgTTTGGCTACATATGTTAGTATAAAGAATTtcaaacgtattgaattttgttcaggtttttgtatgatacctagattatcattataaataactataATGCCTTCTGCTCTACCAGTTACACAAGGCTCATGCATATAGCTTCATTTAAATGCTATATAATCATTTGGTTTGATCCACATTTCCATTAAACACAGTCCATTAAACAACTGATCAGTAAAAATTCCAATGACAATTAGTTGCATGCTGCAGTACTACAATGATAGTGTTGCAGTTAAATCATTACTTGTATGGTGGTAATTAAGGACTACTTAACGACTACTTAAGATCGAAAGAAAACAGTAATAGTCTTATTTTAAACAACACTAAGATTACACATTTTAAAAGGGTCATACAACTTGAACAATAAATTTCAAAGTACAGATCATTTTCAGCAAAAACTAACAGTAACAACTATATTTAATTTGACAATTTTAAATCATGCAAAGTCTCTGAGTTAGTGCACTTGTGGGTCTTAAATGTAACCAAATAAGTAAACGTCttgccacactgtgagcagtgaaatggcttctctccggcgtgaatgcgctggtgtgtttggagattactctgataaataaaactctttccacactgtgagcagtgatacggcctctctcctgtgtgaatgcgctggtgtgttaggagattactctgataagtaaaactctttccacactgtaagcagtgatatggcttctctcctgtgtgaatgcgctggtgttttaggagatcactctgacgagtaaaactctttccacactgtgagcagtgatacggcttctctcctgtgtgaatgcgctggtgttgttggagatcactctgacgagtaaaactctttccacactgtgagcagtgatgcggcttctctcctgtgtgaatacgctggtgttgttggagattactctgctgagtaaaactctttccacactgtgagcacagatatggcttctctcctgtgtgaatgcgctggtgtgtttggagatcactctgacgagtaaaactcttcccacactgggagcagtgaaacggcttctctcctgtgtgaatacgctgatgtctttggagatgactctgaagagtaaaattctttccacactgtgagcagtgatacggcttctctcctgtgtgaatacgctggtgttgttggagataactctgatgagtaaaactcttcccacattgtgagcagtgaaacggcttctctcctgtgtaaaTGCGCTGATGTCTTTGGAGATTATTCTGACAAGTAaatctctttccacactgtgagcagtgatacggcttctctcctgtgtgaatacgctggtgttgttggagattactctgatgagtaaaacgctttccacactgtgagcagtgaaatggtttctctcctgtgtgactgcGCTGATGTCGCTGGAGATCACTCTGACGCGCAAATCTCTTTCCACACTgtaagcagtgatacggcttctctcctgtgtgaatgtgctggtgtgtttggaggtcactctgacgagtaaaactctttccacactgtgagcactgaaacggcttctctcctgtgtgaatgcgctggtgttgctggagagtactctgatgagtaaaacttttcccacactgtaagcagtgatacggcttctctcctgtgtgaatgagctggtgtttttgaagatgactctgacgagtaaaactcttcccacactgtgagcagtgatgcggcttctctcctgtgtgaatgcgctcgtGTTTTTGGAGGTAACTCTgaagagtaaaactcttcccacactgtgagcagtgatacggcttctctcctgtgtgaatgcgctgatgttgttggagagtactctgttgagtaaaattctttccacactgtgagcagtgatacggcttctctcctgtgtgaatgcgctggtgtcgttggagatcactctgacgagtaaaactcttcccacactgtgagcagcgatacggcttctctcctgtgtgaatgcgctggtgttgttggagatcactTTGACgactaaaactcttcccacactgtgagcagtaatGTGGCTTTCCTCCTGTGTGACTGTACTGGTTTGTCTTGAGTGCATTCTGATGACCAAAACTCTTCCCACAGTCTGAGCAGTGGTGAATTCCCTTCTGTACATCATTGTGAGAAGAATCACAGCTGAAAGTATCAGCTGATGTTGGCTGACAACTGGAGCATTTGGAGGGGATTTGAAATTCATATTTACTCTCTCTTGATTCCCGAAGTCTCACATATTCTTCATCGTGGCATCTCTGGATGTGTTTGTCTAGGTAAATTTGAGATGCATAGGAATGAGGACATGTGGAGGAGGAAAAAACTTGCAGCAGAGCGTTCTTTACTTCTGGAGAGGTGAAAGGACAAACGTACCAGAAATTGAACATGACATGCAAGAAGATCATAAAATCTAACATTAGCCCAATGTAAGGGAGCATTTTTACTGAACCTCAAACAAAAAAATTTGAGGAATAAGATATAGCAGCCACTAGCTAGTTAGGAATAATGGTCAATTCAATCAGGTGCTGGAACAGCAGCTCTGCACAGCTCTGACCATAGCCCTGTGGGTCTGAGCGACCAAAGCGGAGCTGTTGGTTTCTGTTTGATATAATGACAAGTCTAGGTAAATGGAAAGCCTAGCCTTATTTATACCTTGTCCAGGATTGAGAAGGAGACTCAGCCCTAGCATTCAATGTTCTGAAAGATACaatgggccttatttatcaaGCAGGATATGAATAGCTTTATCTagtagcatttacacaagaaaatCTGTATCTTTACATATGAATTAGGTTGTCACATTTTAAAATGCTTAATAATTTCAATTACACATACATTTAATGAAATCAAATTTTGTGGGATTTTGTGAAACCCAGTTGATTCATATTAATGTAATTGGTGAAAGAAAGCCAACATCcataaaccagaacgtcaaggttgtagtagctcatctgacctgctatcaaaacaaccatgactatcaaaacatcaaacagaactgaaatgtgacaatgtgagagaggacaaaCCTCCTCAACAaatttgtttacaacaggaacgtCAAGAAAAataactaaattttgttccccaagggaagatctacccaaaacatcaataagaactgaattcgcatgataaatgagagaggagatacaattctagtcagaagaaaatttgttaaagttgacctaattactaatttgtttgcaaaaaattgacaatacaatgaccaagttttgtgcagaagggctAGTTCTTTcagataaaacaatcagaactgaaatccattgagaactgaggaaggagacacgatttaactgaaaaacaaaaggtgtaaacaaattgtttacaaaaaaaaatgaccaagtcttgttccctgagggaagatctaaccaaaacatcgatcaggactaaaatcgggtgagaactgcgagaggagatacaattctaatgagaagtcccaaaattcatgaagttgacctaattagcagttcattagcaaaaatttgacaatacaatgaccaagtattGTGCAGTATGACTAGTTCTTTCAAGCGAAACAattagaactgaaatccattgagaacagagggaggagatacgatttaactgaaaataaagttgtaaacaaattgcttccaacaggaaaatcaacaaacaaatgaccaagttttgttcctcatgtgaagatctacccaaaaacattgatcagaactgaaagaggagataaaattctagtgagaggcctggaaaattcgttaatttggcctaattactaactcgttagcaaaaaatttaacaaaacaatgaccaagttttctgCGGCAtgaggagttctttcaaacaaaacaactggaacagaaatctgtggagaactgatggaggagatacaatttaactgaattgtggacaacgGACGGATGCCATGGCAATAGGTCATGGCCAGATGAGCTCATCTcatcacctctagccgctttatcctgttctacagggtcgcaggcaagctggagcctttcccagctgactacgggcgaaaggcggggtacaccctggacaagtcgccaggtcatcacagggctgacacatagacacagacaaccattcacactcacattcacacctacagtcaatttagagtcaccagttaacctaacctgcatgtctttggactgtgggggaaaccggagcacccggaggaaacccacgcggacacggggagaacatgcaaactccgcacagaaaggccctcgccggctccggggctcgaacctggaccttcttgctgtgaggtgacagataCGTCCATCTTATCCACAAGTGTTTCTTGACCTCATCCACAAATGATTTCAAGAAGATACAGTGTATTTATTGATTATAAACCATAATTTTTTTGCTTCGTTTTTCACCTGCTGTTACATTTCTTTTACAAACAACAAATTTGATTAAAGGCAGGACACCATGTTCTTCATAGTCTTCATCAGGAAATGGCTCAAAACGCAAATATAATCCACAGTATAGatcgctatcactgacatcatcaCTACCGGAAGTAATAGTGCtcttcgccatattggaagaccaacaaactcatggttagggggaaataatggcagTGGTAAGTGaatccacgagaataaagtggagtggcaaacgacttaaacaaatctgaggtgTTTTATTTACGATTTATtgacccaacagtagacttgaaataaACCTGTGTGCGACTTGGGGAAAAACAGTGGCTAGTCTGTGCATGGTCTGTGGACATGGTAGATTATTTCAAAACCCTGAAGCCTGCTGAAAGGAAGAGATATGTAGAGAAACTGACTCCAACTGATGGTTTTGACCCTTACAGTGATGCTGGGGCAAGATGTTGACATCCTGCCAGCTGTAACCGATCCAGACATAGTAAATTATCTGGTATTCTCACCAAGTGCCTACACCATGGACAGTCTAAAAGCCTACAAAAGCCTGGATGCTGATAATCAGTTTGTGTGTGGTTGGGTTTGTCATGTGTTTGTCAGGATTAAGAATGAAAATCATGTTGTGAAATGCAAGGTAATTTTCTGTATTATTCAGATTAATAtcagtaaaaagtaaaataaatttcCCATGGGAACtagattaaattatttttatgctCATCAGCAGCAGCATGAGAATACTCAACAAAAAATAACCTCCAATAAAAATAACCACTTCACGTTCATAATACAACCTCCAGTATTCAATGAACACCAGAGGCCCTGTGAAGTGTTTGTGTGCATCTCTCAcgctggtcttccaatatggcagtgCAAACATAAATCAAGTGACCTCTGATGTCACGCGGTAGCGGTCCATTTCAGAATAACCAGCGCTGAGTTTATTTAGGATGTTGAATGGaagatatacatgttatttaccatctgggaggtccgtatcgtgaaaaacCGTGACTGAGATCTTGAAAGtattgaccgaggccctctgggccgaggtcagtattcaaggccgaggtcacggtatttcgccATACGAacagaccttaagctggtaaataatctcatctcattatctctagccgctttatcctgttctacagggtcgcaggcaagctggagcctatcccagctgactacgggcgaaaggcggggtacaccctggacaagtcgccaggtcatcacagggctgacacatagacacagacaaccattcacactcacatccacacctacagtcaatttagagtcaccagttaacctaacctgcatgtctttggactgtgggggaaaccggagcacccggaggaaacccacgaggacacggggagaacatgcaaactccacacagaaaggccttcgccggccacggggctcaaacccggaccttcttgctgtgaggtgacagataCGTCCATCTTATCCACAAGTGTTTCTTGACCTCATCCACAAATGATTTCAAGAAGATACAGTGTATTTATTGATTATAAacctgaaagggaaaactgagccgaggcgagccgcgccgccattttgaatcttcattcacggctgtaatgcaaattgcttcctcctcggtatacaagtgcacttctatggcaggaaaaaaaaactacattttgcagcctatgtagtcccctatttatacaaaattgagtcattcaggattcagacaggcggcacggtggtgtagtggttagcgctgtcgcctcacagcaagaaggtcctggattcgagccccggggccggcgagggcctttctgtgtggagtttgcatgttctccccgtgtccacgtgggtttcctccgggtgctccggtttcccccacagtccaaagacatgcaggttaggttaactggtgactctaaattgaccgtaggtgtgaatgagagtgtgaatggttgtctgtgtctatgtgtcagccctgtgatgacctggcgacttgtccagggtgtaccccgcctttcgcccgtagtcagctgggataggctccagcttgcctgcgaccctgtagaacaggataaagcggctagagataatgagatgagatgaggattcagacatgtttctgctcggcgttagcaagttacaggtttttagctttctccagaaatgttttcttttattttgtcttcctcagggtagtaaaactcgcttttgctgtgaacactgtcgttatcgctatccatgctgtaaaatttatgctattctcctgagaaatgcgaaaataaacgttgacaaaaattgctacgatgttgtttgttgttgtgaacgagtgagtcgccagaggtccataaccggggtctgtatcgtaggatacggacccgctcgccagccaatcagagcgcaggatttgatggaaaccggaccgcgaaaaaaatagaaGTTTGGTTATTTTCCTTCTGTCATCAGTATTAGTTTTACTTGTGAGAAATGTAGATTAATTAGCACTCTTCTGGAGAAGAGCCAGACTTTACAGATCTAGCAATAGCAAGAGATTCAGTGGGCTGACTTCACATGTCTCAAAGGAAGCTGACagacttcaccctctctggttggtcatTGTCATATGATAAAGACCTAACCTGGTTGGTGTAGCTGCCCAAAATGAGTTCTCTGGGGGAGTGCTGTGGTTATTGTAGACTCCATTGTACAACAACTTTCATCTCAGAAACACTGGTAAGCTAAGAAATGTGTCACTGGATGATGCAGAAAATAACCTTTATAATCTCTTAGACTATagtaacaccttgctgtctggttgctcctgtaggtgcaggactgagttctttggtgtactcctcttcataccacaccaagagctcctgtcctgggttaatgggtcgacagcaacgatacagaatttCCCCTCGATACtgaaatgccacaagattctgttcttcaTCATTCCGGGCACAATTCACGTACCTAAAAGAGTGAGGCAACATTCCAGAAAAGgtaaaaatcagatcagagttaCAGACTTGGAGAAAGCATAGTGGAGATATCAGTGACAGCAAGAAgaaagttcttccaacaaatgaggagTTGTAAAATCAATCACTAAAAAGACCCAACAACTGGTGTAttcctcacctcatccaattcacatgcatctctcttttggcatcgatgtattcttcacactgcatgctcctgtatATCTGTAGAAAAATTACACATTTACATTTTCTTCACTAAATCAATCTATAGCTTTAAATGAGATACAGAAATGAGAACGATGGCTTATACCAATATTATATTAAGCCTCATGAAGGCTGAATTAAAGGTTTTTGACTGTATCATTAGATTCACAAAACAGCCGACAAGCTCCAAGATGAATTTAGTAACTATaggaaaatgcaggcaaggcttttcatca
The DNA window shown above is from Neoarius graeffei isolate fNeoGra1 chromosome 18, fNeoGra1.pri, whole genome shotgun sequence and carries:
- the LOC132866039 gene encoding zinc finger protein 271-like isoform X1, which gives rise to MKTETSKDGGISEVRVKKEETLELKIYNDGDDLDNPPEGLSVKVEAPDNNDYLYCEVCKSFFLDKCEVHGLPLFIPDTPVPMGVSDRARRTLPPGLEIQKSSIPDAGLGVFNKGETVPVGAHFGPYQGEPVNQEEARNGGYSWVIYRSMQCEEYIDAKREMHVNWMRYVNCARNDEEQNLVAFQYRGEILYRCCRPINPGQELLVWYEEEYTKELSPAPTGATRQQEVKNALLQVFSSSTCPHSYASQIYLDKHIQRCHDEEYVRLRESRESKYEFQIPSKCSSCQPTSADTFSCDSSHNDVQKGIHHCSDCGKSFGHQNALKTNQYSHTGGKPHYCSQCGKSFSRQSDLQQHQRIHTGEKPYRCSQCGKSFTRQSDLQRHQRIHTGEKPYHCSQCGKNFTQQSTLQQHQRIHTGEKPYHCSQCGKSFTLQSYLQKHERIHTGEKPHHCSQCGKSFTRQSHLQKHQLIHTGEKPYHCLQCGKSFTHQSTLQQHQRIHTGEKPFQCSQCGKSFTRQSDLQTHQHIHTGEKPYHCLQCGKRFARQSDLQRHQRSHTGEKPFHCSQCGKRFTHQSNLQQHQRIHTGEKPYHCSQCGKRFTCQNNLQRHQRIYTGEKPFHCSQCGKSFTHQSYLQQHQRIHTGEKPYHCSQCGKNFTLQSHLQRHQRIHTGEKPFHCSQCGKSFTRQSDLQTHQRIHTGEKPYLCSQCGKSFTQQSNLQQHQRIHTGEKPHHCSQCGKSFTRQSDLQQHQRIHTGEKPYHCSQCGKSFTRQSDLLKHQRIHTGEKPYHCLQCGKSFTYQSNLLTHQRIHTGERPYHCSQCGKSFIYQSNLQTHQRIHAGEKPFHCSQCGKTFTYLVTFKTHKCTNSETLHDLKLSN
- the LOC132866039 gene encoding zinc finger protein 883-like isoform X2, yielding MQCEEYIDAKREMHVNWMRYVNCARNDEEQNLVAFQYRGEILYRCCRPINPGQELLVWYEEEYTKELSPAPTGATRQQEVKNALLQVFSSSTCPHSYASQIYLDKHIQRCHDEEYVRLRESRESKYEFQIPSKCSSCQPTSADTFSCDSSHNDVQKGIHHCSDCGKSFGHQNALKTNQYSHTGGKPHYCSQCGKSFSRQSDLQQHQRIHTGEKPYRCSQCGKSFTRQSDLQRHQRIHTGEKPYHCSQCGKNFTQQSTLQQHQRIHTGEKPYHCSQCGKSFTLQSYLQKHERIHTGEKPHHCSQCGKSFTRQSHLQKHQLIHTGEKPYHCLQCGKSFTHQSTLQQHQRIHTGEKPFQCSQCGKSFTRQSDLQTHQHIHTGEKPYHCLQCGKRFARQSDLQRHQRSHTGEKPFHCSQCGKRFTHQSNLQQHQRIHTGEKPYHCSQCGKRFTCQNNLQRHQRIYTGEKPFHCSQCGKSFTHQSYLQQHQRIHTGEKPYHCSQCGKNFTLQSHLQRHQRIHTGEKPFHCSQCGKSFTRQSDLQTHQRIHTGEKPYLCSQCGKSFTQQSNLQQHQRIHTGEKPHHCSQCGKSFTRQSDLQQHQRIHTGEKPYHCSQCGKSFTRQSDLLKHQRIHTGEKPYHCLQCGKSFTYQSNLLTHQRIHTGERPYHCSQCGKSFIYQSNLQTHQRIHAGEKPFHCSQCGKTFTYLVTFKTHKCTNSETLHDLKLSN